From one Bacteroides fragilis NCTC 9343 genomic stretch:
- the rpoN gene encoding RNA polymerase factor sigma-54, which translates to MAQGSRQIQSQAQQQIQTLSPQQILVVKLLELPAVELEDRVHAELLENPALEEGKEESTSDETTPAETSEGETEGDTDYDSLSDYLTEDDIPDYKLQENNRSKGEQAEEIPFSDATSFYEILREQLGERNLTEHQRELAEYLIGSLDDDGLLRKSLESIGDELAIYAGINATEEELEEALRIVQDFDPPGLGARSLQECLLIQIRRKKQSHCTDPLLETEEEIISECYEEFTRKHWEKIIKKLGLDEEHFYKALEEITKLNPRPGASLGEAIGRNLQQIVPDFIVDTYDDGTINISLNNRNLPELRMSRDFTEMVEEHTKNKANQSKESKEAMMFLKQKMDAAQGFIDAVKQRQNTLMTTMQAIIDLQRPFFLEGDESLLRPMILKDVAERTGLDISTISRVSNSKYVQTNYGIYPLKFFFSDGYTTEDGEEMSVREIRKILKECIDSEDKKKPLTDDELAEILKEKGYPIARRTVAKYRQQLNIPVARLRK; encoded by the coding sequence ATGGCACAAGGTTCCCGTCAGATACAATCGCAGGCGCAGCAGCAGATACAAACGCTCTCACCGCAGCAGATTCTGGTAGTGAAACTACTGGAGCTACCGGCTGTGGAACTGGAAGACCGTGTACATGCCGAACTGCTGGAGAATCCCGCCCTTGAAGAAGGCAAAGAAGAAAGCACCTCCGACGAGACCACCCCTGCCGAAACCTCCGAAGGAGAGACGGAAGGCGATACGGACTATGACTCGCTGAGCGACTATCTGACCGAAGACGACATCCCCGACTATAAACTTCAGGAAAACAACCGCTCCAAAGGCGAGCAGGCAGAAGAGATTCCGTTTTCGGACGCGACGTCATTCTACGAAATCCTGAGAGAACAGCTCGGCGAACGCAACCTGACCGAACATCAGCGCGAACTGGCGGAATACCTGATCGGTTCGCTGGACGACGACGGCCTGCTCCGCAAATCCCTCGAAAGCATCGGTGACGAACTGGCCATCTACGCCGGTATCAACGCTACGGAAGAGGAACTGGAGGAAGCCCTGAGAATCGTACAAGATTTCGACCCTCCCGGACTGGGCGCACGCAGCCTGCAGGAATGCCTGCTGATACAGATCCGCCGCAAAAAACAGTCCCACTGCACAGACCCTCTGCTGGAGACGGAAGAAGAAATCATCAGTGAATGTTACGAAGAGTTCACCCGCAAGCATTGGGAAAAGATCATCAAAAAGCTGGGACTGGACGAAGAACACTTCTATAAGGCACTTGAAGAGATCACCAAGCTCAACCCCCGTCCGGGCGCATCGCTGGGTGAAGCCATCGGACGGAACCTGCAACAGATCGTCCCCGATTTCATAGTAGACACCTACGATGACGGAACCATCAACATCAGCCTCAACAACCGCAATCTGCCGGAGCTGCGCATGAGCCGCGACTTCACGGAGATGGTCGAGGAACATACGAAGAACAAGGCCAACCAATCGAAAGAATCGAAAGAGGCCATGATGTTCCTCAAGCAGAAGATGGACGCCGCACAAGGCTTCATCGACGCCGTGAAGCAACGCCAGAATACATTGATGACCACCATGCAGGCCATCATCGACCTGCAACGCCCCTTCTTCCTCGAAGGCGACGAGTCATTGCTCCGCCCGATGATTCTGAAGGACGTGGCGGAACGCACCGGGCTGGACATCTCGACCATCTCACGCGTCAGCAACAGCAAATACGTGCAAACGAATTACGGCATTTATCCCCTGAAGTTCTTCTTCAGCGACGGATACACCACCGAAGACGGTGAAGAGATGTCGGTACGCGAGATACGGAAGATCCTGAAAGAATGCATCGACAGCGAGGACAAAAAGAAACCGCTGACCGATGACGAACTGGCCGAAATACTGAAAGAGAAAGGATATCCCATCGCACGCCGCACGGTGGCCAAGTACCGCCAGCAACTCAACATTCCGGTAGCGAGACTGAGAAAATAA
- the gcvH gene encoding glycine cleavage system protein GcvH → MNFPQNVKYTNEHEWIRLEGDVAYVGITDYAQEQLGDIVFVDIPTEGETLEAGEVFGTIEVVKTISDLFLPVAGEVVEQNPALEENPELVNKDPYGEGWLIKMKPANAADLDNLLDAEGYKAVVNA, encoded by the coding sequence ATGAACTTCCCACAGAATGTAAAGTACACTAACGAACACGAATGGATCCGCCTCGAAGGCGATGTAGCTTATGTAGGTATCACCGACTACGCTCAGGAGCAACTGGGCGACATCGTATTTGTCGATATTCCTACTGAAGGCGAAACACTGGAAGCGGGAGAAGTGTTCGGTACGATCGAAGTAGTTAAAACAATCTCTGACCTCTTCCTGCCCGTAGCCGGTGAAGTGGTAGAACAAAACCCGGCACTGGAAGAGAATCCGGAATTAGTGAATAAAGATCCGTATGGCGAAGGCTGGCTCATCAAAATGAAACCTGCCAATGCAGCAGACCTTGACAACTTGCTGGATGCCGAAGGATACAAAGCAGTGGTAAATGCATAA
- a CDS encoding DUF3857 domain-containing protein, with translation MTKIYTLLLLCLFALTLPVTAREAEFKKIKESWTLQADGTQVYRQSKVLTLYTHTAMNRTYGESFITYDPRYQTLQIHESYTRQKDGNIVKTPANALVEVLPSAAANAPAFNALREMVVVHTGLELGATIYLDYSITTKPGYLPGIQICRLLEHSSPVKEYEISITVPRGQHLEYALNNHKEKASVTESEGMKQVSWTLKNLPALSREPQVSVIGGDLPLLTATTEEKPLSFLTSQWQPEGDAGIRALAGKLTAGAKDDKEKVTAIRDYVIDNLYYSSLPLAESGYRIRPAAEVIRSAYGTEAEKANLMAALLKAAGLKAGIGAVCAPSENTASLGVGSIRELFVWTDAGGSQQALSLKGKTPSAVSWQKDYAYVASLTQPFELNLPPVTLRKDYALQPDAANAKDGYLVFTLPVERGSLAGSQYVRFNSKRTSNLLLPGLADESFTYTVDTPAGMEPVTRPMEKKMDNAVGTLTISIRPEGAKTRVIRSLKLKKQMIRPADYAAFRQLMTEYGAVDGLTLVYRKPLP, from the coding sequence ATGACTAAAATATATACCCTTCTGCTCCTCTGCCTGTTTGCGCTGACTCTTCCGGTCACCGCCCGGGAAGCGGAATTTAAGAAAATCAAAGAAAGCTGGACCCTGCAGGCTGATGGTACGCAGGTTTATCGTCAGTCGAAAGTCCTGACGCTGTACACTCACACGGCCATGAACCGCACGTATGGGGAGTCGTTCATTACGTACGATCCCCGTTATCAGACTTTGCAGATTCACGAGTCGTATACCCGCCAGAAAGACGGAAATATCGTCAAGACCCCCGCCAATGCTCTGGTCGAAGTGCTCCCCTCGGCAGCAGCCAATGCGCCGGCATTCAATGCTTTGCGCGAGATGGTAGTCGTACACACCGGGCTGGAACTCGGAGCTACCATCTATCTGGACTATTCCATTACAACCAAACCGGGATATTTGCCGGGGATTCAGATCTGCCGGTTGCTGGAGCACTCTTCGCCGGTGAAGGAGTACGAGATCAGCATCACCGTTCCCCGGGGGCAACATTTGGAATATGCCCTTAACAACCACAAGGAGAAAGCTTCCGTAACCGAATCCGAAGGGATGAAGCAAGTCAGCTGGACCCTGAAAAATCTGCCCGCCCTCAGCCGTGAGCCGCAGGTGTCGGTGATCGGCGGTGATTTGCCTCTGCTGACTGCCACGACTGAGGAGAAACCCCTGTCGTTTCTGACGTCACAATGGCAACCGGAAGGAGATGCAGGGATTCGTGCGCTGGCCGGAAAACTGACTGCCGGAGCGAAGGACGATAAAGAAAAAGTAACCGCGATACGTGACTATGTGATTGATAATCTTTACTATTCGTCCCTCCCGTTGGCGGAAAGCGGTTATCGCATCCGTCCCGCCGCAGAGGTGATCCGTTCGGCATACGGCACGGAGGCCGAGAAGGCGAATCTGATGGCCGCATTGCTGAAAGCGGCCGGACTGAAAGCCGGGATAGGGGCGGTCTGCGCTCCGTCCGAGAATACGGCATCACTGGGAGTAGGCAGCATCCGCGAACTGTTTGTGTGGACCGACGCCGGAGGCAGCCAACAGGCTCTGTCACTGAAAGGCAAAACTCCCTCAGCCGTTTCCTGGCAGAAAGATTATGCCTATGTAGCTTCATTGACGCAGCCGTTTGAACTGAATCTTCCACCGGTTACCCTGAGAAAAGACTATGCATTGCAGCCCGACGCGGCAAATGCCAAAGATGGCTATCTGGTCTTCACCCTCCCCGTAGAGCGTGGCAGCCTGGCCGGTTCCCAGTACGTCCGGTTCAATAGCAAGCGCACTTCGAACCTTTTGTTGCCCGGACTGGCGGATGAATCTTTCACCTATACCGTAGATACTCCTGCAGGTATGGAACCTGTCACTCGGCCGATGGAGAAGAAGATGGACAATGCCGTAGGTACATTAACCATTTCCATCCGTCCCGAAGGAGCGAAAACGCGAGTGATCCGGAGCCTGAAGTTGAAGAAACAGATGATTCGCCCGGCGGATTATGCCGCTTTCCGTCAACTGATGACAGAGTACGGGGCGGTGGACGGGCTGACGCTGGTGTACAGAAAACCTCTTCCCTGA
- a CDS encoding aminopeptidase P family protein: MFSKETYTQRRALLKKTLGSGVLLFLGNDECGLNYEDNTFRYRQDSTFLYYFGLSFAGLSAIIDIDEDKEIIFGDELTIDHIVWMGTQPTLKEKSERVGVDITMPSADIVSYLHKAVQKGQAIHYLPPYRAEHKLKLMDWLGVPSARQEGSVPFIRAVIAQRNYKSAEEIVEIEKACDITADMHITAMKILRPGMREWEVSAAMEAVAHAAGGDLSFATIATVNGQTLHNHYHGNIVKPGDLFLIDAGAETEMGYAGDMSSTVPADKKFTRRQREVYEIQNAMHLESVKALRPGIPYMDVYDLSARVMVEGLKGLGLMKGNAEDAVREGAHALFYPHGLGHMMGLDVHDMENLGELWVGYNGQPKSTQFGRKSQRLAIPLEPGFVHTVEPGIYFIPELIDLWKGQKKFTDFINYDKVETYKDFGGIRNEEDYLITETGARRLGKKIPLTPDEVEALR, encoded by the coding sequence ATGTTCAGCAAAGAGACATATACGCAGCGCAGAGCCCTGCTGAAAAAAACATTAGGCTCCGGAGTACTGTTGTTTCTGGGAAACGACGAGTGTGGATTGAACTACGAGGACAATACGTTCCGCTATCGTCAGGATTCTACCTTTCTCTACTACTTCGGCCTTTCGTTTGCCGGGCTTTCGGCTATAATCGACATTGATGAAGATAAGGAAATTATATTCGGTGATGAACTGACCATCGATCATATCGTATGGATGGGGACTCAGCCCACACTGAAGGAAAAGAGTGAGCGGGTGGGAGTGGACATCACCATGCCTTCGGCCGACATTGTGAGCTATCTGCACAAGGCGGTACAGAAGGGACAGGCCATCCATTACCTGCCGCCCTACCGTGCAGAGCATAAACTGAAGTTGATGGACTGGCTGGGAGTGCCTTCCGCGCGTCAGGAGGGTTCGGTGCCATTTATCCGTGCGGTGATCGCGCAGCGTAACTACAAGTCGGCCGAGGAGATTGTCGAAATCGAGAAGGCCTGCGACATTACGGCGGATATGCACATTACGGCCATGAAGATCCTGCGTCCCGGGATGCGCGAGTGGGAAGTATCGGCAGCCATGGAAGCCGTGGCGCATGCCGCAGGGGGTGACCTTTCGTTTGCTACCATCGCTACGGTGAACGGACAGACGCTCCACAACCATTATCATGGCAATATCGTCAAGCCGGGCGATCTGTTCCTGATCGATGCCGGCGCAGAAACGGAGATGGGTTATGCAGGCGATATGTCGTCTACCGTTCCTGCCGATAAAAAGTTTACCCGGCGCCAGCGCGAGGTTTACGAGATACAGAACGCCATGCACCTGGAGTCGGTGAAAGCACTTCGTCCGGGTATTCCTTATATGGATGTATACGACTTGTCGGCACGTGTGATGGTCGAAGGTTTGAAAGGACTCGGGCTGATGAAGGGAAATGCCGAAGACGCCGTGCGCGAGGGTGCACATGCTTTGTTCTATCCTCACGGGCTGGGACACATGATGGGGCTCGACGTGCATGACATGGAGAATCTGGGTGAACTCTGGGTGGGCTATAACGGACAGCCCAAGAGCACGCAGTTCGGCCGTAAGTCGCAGCGTCTGGCCATTCCGTTGGAGCCGGGTTTTGTACATACCGTGGAGCCGGGCATCTACTTTATTCCCGAACTGATAGATCTCTGGAAGGGCCAGAAGAAGTTCACCGACTTTATCAATTACGATAAAGTGGAGACTTACAAAGACTTCGGAGGCATCCGCAATGAGGAGGATTATCTGATAACCGAGACAGGTGCCCGCCGCTTAGGAAAGAAGATTCCGCTGACACCGGACGAGGTGGAAGCGTTAAGATAG
- a CDS encoding HU family DNA-binding protein, producing the protein MSGLYYNLALRNSDLRDKDSEKLYYCVLKNRGMVDQDTFVNYLSQITGIKEAICLGVLSKLGAAVINYLKDGQSVDIPHLGTFNLTASSTGVKTLDEAKASQIKAINLRFSAKEETDLVLSRCALTRSVSLTNTNDVIKEKDPSGEIVDDPTA; encoded by the coding sequence ATGAGTGGATTGTATTATAACTTGGCGTTGCGAAACAGTGATCTGAGAGATAAAGATTCTGAAAAGCTGTATTATTGTGTTTTAAAAAACAGAGGAATGGTGGATCAGGATACGTTTGTCAATTATCTGAGCCAGATCACCGGAATAAAAGAGGCTATATGCCTGGGAGTACTCTCGAAATTGGGAGCGGCTGTCATCAATTATCTGAAAGACGGGCAAAGTGTTGATATTCCGCATTTGGGTACTTTTAATCTGACTGCGAGCAGCACCGGCGTGAAAACGCTTGATGAGGCGAAAGCGTCACAAATAAAGGCTATCAATCTACGCTTTTCTGCTAAGGAAGAGACTGACTTAGTGCTGAGTCGTTGTGCGTTAACCCGAAGTGTCTCATTAACAAATACAAATGATGTGATTAAAGAGAAGGATCCAAGCGGTGAAATCGTGGATGATCCTACTGCATAG
- a CDS encoding endonuclease/exonuclease/phosphatase family protein: MRKLLLLLFSALFVLSAQAEDVLRLMTYNVRNANGMDGICNYQRVANVINNARPDIVAIQELDSMTARSNRTDVLKELAERTQLHPCFAPAIDYDGGKYGIGILSKETPLRVQTFALPGREEARTLLVAEFPEYVFACTHLSLTEEDRMKSLEILKSVTANTRKPFFLAGDFNSDADSGFIKDLKSTFQILSNPKQPTYPASEPKETLDYLIALKQETPTFVVNSARVIDEPLASDHRPLLVEVRMAVPENRICRTKPYLQNPVGGGITVMWQTNVPAYCWVEYGTDPSNLKRARTLLDGQVVCGNTLHKIRLDSLQPGQKYYYRTCSQEILLYQAYKKMFGNTARTELREFTLPAAGDDSFTAVVFNDLHKQSKTFQALCEQIKGIDYDFVVFNGDCVDDPANHDQATAFISELTEGVEGDRVPVFFMRGNHEIRNAYSVGLHSLFDYVGDKTYGSFNWGDTRIVMLDCGEDKPDDHWVYYGLNDFTKLRNDQVGFLKRELASKEFKKAAKRILIHHIPLYGNDYENLCSGLWGKLLEKAPFNISLNAHTHEYAYHPKGSLGNNFPVIIGGGYSMKSATVMVIEKKKDVLKVKVLNTKGEVLLELTV; the protein is encoded by the coding sequence ATGAGAAAACTATTATTGCTCTTATTTTCAGCACTTTTTGTGCTGTCAGCCCAGGCTGAAGATGTGCTGCGCCTGATGACCTACAACGTCCGTAACGCCAATGGCATGGACGGTATATGCAATTATCAGCGTGTAGCCAATGTGATCAACAACGCCCGTCCGGACATCGTTGCCATCCAGGAACTGGACAGCATGACTGCCCGGAGCAACCGGACCGATGTTCTCAAGGAACTGGCGGAACGCACTCAATTGCATCCCTGCTTTGCGCCTGCCATCGATTATGACGGAGGAAAGTATGGCATCGGTATACTTTCGAAAGAGACTCCGCTCCGTGTGCAAACCTTCGCCCTTCCGGGACGTGAAGAGGCACGCACGCTGCTTGTAGCCGAGTTCCCGGAGTATGTCTTTGCGTGTACGCACCTTTCTCTGACCGAAGAGGATCGGATGAAGTCTCTCGAAATCCTGAAGTCCGTTACAGCCAATACCCGGAAACCTTTCTTCCTTGCCGGTGACTTCAACTCGGATGCCGACTCCGGCTTTATCAAAGATTTGAAGAGTACATTCCAGATACTTTCCAACCCGAAGCAGCCCACTTATCCGGCTTCCGAACCGAAGGAGACGCTCGACTACCTGATTGCTCTGAAACAGGAAACGCCTACTTTTGTTGTCAACTCGGCCCGGGTGATCGATGAGCCTCTGGCGTCCGATCATCGTCCTTTGTTGGTAGAAGTACGGATGGCGGTACCCGAGAATCGGATTTGCCGTACCAAACCCTATCTTCAGAATCCCGTAGGAGGTGGAATCACGGTGATGTGGCAGACCAACGTGCCGGCCTATTGCTGGGTGGAGTACGGCACGGACCCTTCCAACCTGAAGCGCGCACGTACCCTTCTGGATGGTCAAGTTGTTTGTGGCAATACTCTTCACAAGATTCGCCTCGATAGTTTGCAGCCCGGACAGAAATATTATTATCGTACCTGTTCGCAGGAGATCCTGCTTTACCAGGCCTACAAAAAGATGTTTGGCAATACAGCCCGTACAGAACTCAGGGAGTTCACGTTGCCCGCAGCCGGTGATGACAGTTTTACGGCCGTGGTGTTCAACGACCTGCATAAACAATCGAAGACGTTTCAGGCATTGTGCGAACAGATAAAGGGGATTGACTATGATTTTGTAGTGTTCAACGGCGATTGTGTAGACGACCCCGCCAATCACGATCAGGCAACAGCCTTTATCAGCGAACTGACCGAAGGCGTGGAGGGTGACCGCGTACCTGTCTTCTTTATGCGCGGCAATCACGAGATCCGGAATGCCTATTCGGTAGGCCTGCACAGCCTGTTCGATTATGTAGGCGATAAGACTTACGGCTCCTTCAACTGGGGAGATACCCGTATCGTAATGCTCGATTGCGGTGAAGATAAGCCGGATGATCATTGGGTATACTACGGACTCAACGACTTTACGAAGCTGCGTAATGACCAGGTAGGATTTTTGAAGCGTGAGCTCGCTTCCAAAGAATTTAAGAAAGCCGCTAAGCGGATTCTGATTCATCACATTCCGCTTTACGGAAACGACTACGAGAATCTGTGTTCCGGGCTTTGGGGTAAACTTCTGGAGAAAGCACCTTTCAATATCAGCCTTAACGCGCACACACATGAATATGCCTATCATCCCAAAGGCAGCCTTGGCAATAACTTCCCGGTGATTATCGGTGGCGGTTATAGCATGAAAAGTGCAACGGTAATGGTGATTGAGAAGAAGAAGGACGTACTTAAGGTGAAAGTACTCAATACCAAAGGAGAAGTGTTGTTGGAACTTACCGTCTGA
- a CDS encoding phosphatase PAP2 family protein, whose protein sequence is MAEEEKIEQHIIADRTLIRTARIISGILTPFSIPFLAFLVLFLFSYLRIMPLQYKLIVLGIVYCFTILMPTMTIFLFRKVNGFARQDLSDRKKRYVPILLTIISYVFCLMMMHKLNIPWYMTGIILASLVVLVICIIVNLKWKLSEHMAGMGGIVGGLVSFSALFSYNPVWWLCLFILVAGILGSARIILQHHTLGEVLAGFTVGFVCSLLVLHPLSNVLFRIFLF, encoded by the coding sequence ATGGCTGAAGAAGAGAAGATAGAGCAACATATCATAGCTGACAGGACACTGATCCGTACGGCCAGAATCATTTCGGGAATACTGACTCCATTCTCTATCCCCTTCCTGGCTTTTCTGGTATTGTTCCTGTTCTCTTACCTACGCATCATGCCGTTGCAGTACAAACTCATCGTATTGGGAATTGTCTACTGCTTCACCATCCTGATGCCTACCATGACCATCTTCCTGTTCCGCAAAGTGAATGGCTTTGCCCGCCAGGACCTGAGCGACCGTAAGAAACGCTATGTACCGATCCTGCTTACCATCATCTCGTACGTATTCTGCCTGATGATGATGCACAAGCTGAACATTCCCTGGTACATGACGGGCATTATACTGGCTTCACTGGTGGTGCTGGTCATCTGCATCATTGTCAATCTGAAGTGGAAACTGAGCGAACACATGGCAGGTATGGGCGGCATCGTGGGCGGACTGGTTTCGTTCAGCGCGCTGTTCAGTTATAATCCGGTGTGGTGGCTATGCCTCTTCATCCTCGTGGCGGGGATATTGGGTTCGGCACGCATCATCCTGCAACATCACACCCTAGGCGAAGTACTTGCCGGCTTTACCGTCGGTTTCGTCTGCTCACTGCTGGTGCTCCATCCGCTCAGCAATGTTTTGTTCCGTATATTTTTATTTTAA
- the purE gene encoding 5-(carboxyamino)imidazole ribonucleotide mutase, with protein MTPIVSIIMGSTSDLPVMEKAAQLLNDLHVPFEMNALSAHRTPEAVEEFAKNARSRGIKVIIAAAGMAAHLPGVIAASTPLPVIGVPIKSSLDGMDALLAIVQMPPGIPVATVGINGALNAAILAVQMLSLEDKELETKFIAYKEGLKKKIVKANEELKEIKYEFKTN; from the coding sequence ATGACTCCAATCGTAAGCATTATCATGGGTAGCACTTCCGACCTTCCTGTCATGGAAAAGGCCGCACAGTTGCTCAACGATCTCCATGTACCGTTCGAAATGAACGCCCTCTCGGCTCACCGCACTCCCGAAGCTGTGGAAGAGTTTGCCAAGAATGCCCGCTCACGCGGCATTAAAGTAATTATTGCTGCTGCCGGTATGGCTGCCCATCTGCCGGGCGTGATTGCCGCATCGACCCCGCTTCCGGTCATCGGTGTACCCATCAAATCGTCTCTTGACGGAATGGACGCCCTTCTGGCGATCGTACAGATGCCTCCGGGGATTCCTGTAGCGACTGTGGGTATCAATGGCGCACTGAACGCCGCCATCCTTGCCGTACAAATGCTTTCATTGGAAGATAAAGAACTCGAAACAAAATTCATAGCCTATAAAGAAGGACTGAAAAAGAAAATCGTAAAGGCTAACGAAGAACTGAAAGAAATTAAGTACGAGTTTAAAACAAACTAA
- a CDS encoding DUF3857 domain-containing protein, translating into MRKLKNVLRASSCCAFSILMCLPAAGQNAWSEADCVTLLDSTSVTVQPNGSGSFAVYKSFKVQTPKGAVNNHVIKYDYDPLTAFARFKQVTVQRANGETIQVDVTKTCDYAAPARAIYWGARQIMLELGRLEPGDVVSYEISKKGFTYALLAGAEDDDARFIPPMRGQFYDIVPFWVNEPTRRKVYLVSMPMEKELQFQFYNGACTSSMRYEDGRKVYTFAVDEVLPFRKEPNMMDLFDEAPKLMMSSTPKWEDKSLWFHDLNEAYGSFAALPEAQKKVDELIKGKKTEMERIAVLTHWVADNIRYAGITMGEGEGFTLHNTKMNYTDRCGVCKDIAGTLISFLRMAGFEAYPAMTMAGSRIESIPADHFNHCVAVVKLANGTYMPLDPTWVPFCRELWSSAEQQQNYLPGIPGGSDLCLTPVSAPENHYVRITADNKIDAKGTLKGSFTITAEGQSDSSIRRIFTQGWQTEWQSTMESQLLNVSPKARMLGVDYGKAPKDYQTGPIRITFRYEIPDYALVGDRELLLKPMVMNNLYASVLSFLRIDTGLETRQYGFRDACSRLVELDETIALPRGYRLAGEPRSEQKAAPAADFEGSLQQVGNKLVLKQKLALKKRIYRAADWEGFRAAVNAYKSFADYLIVKL; encoded by the coding sequence ATGCGTAAATTAAAAAATGTCCTCCGGGCATCTTCATGCTGTGCTTTTTCAATCTTAATGTGTCTCCCGGCCGCCGGGCAGAATGCATGGAGCGAAGCTGACTGCGTGACCCTGCTGGACAGTACCTCGGTAACCGTGCAGCCAAACGGCTCCGGAAGTTTTGCCGTGTACAAATCGTTTAAAGTACAGACTCCCAAAGGGGCAGTGAATAACCATGTGATCAAGTATGATTATGATCCGCTGACGGCCTTTGCCCGTTTCAAGCAAGTCACCGTGCAGCGTGCCAACGGCGAAACCATACAGGTGGACGTGACCAAGACCTGCGATTATGCCGCTCCGGCAAGGGCTATTTATTGGGGAGCCCGTCAGATCATGCTCGAACTCGGACGCCTGGAGCCGGGAGATGTCGTTTCCTACGAAATCAGTAAGAAAGGCTTTACTTATGCTCTGCTGGCAGGAGCTGAAGATGATGACGCGCGTTTCATTCCGCCCATGCGCGGGCAGTTCTACGACATTGTTCCTTTTTGGGTGAATGAACCCACCCGCCGCAAGGTATACCTTGTCAGTATGCCGATGGAAAAAGAGCTTCAGTTCCAGTTCTATAACGGTGCCTGTACCTCGTCAATGCGTTATGAGGACGGGCGAAAGGTATATACGTTTGCCGTGGACGAAGTGCTTCCTTTCCGGAAAGAGCCCAATATGATGGATCTTTTTGACGAAGCCCCGAAGCTGATGATGTCGTCTACCCCGAAATGGGAGGATAAGTCGCTCTGGTTTCACGACTTGAACGAGGCATACGGCAGTTTTGCCGCACTGCCCGAGGCTCAGAAGAAAGTGGACGAACTGATAAAGGGAAAAAAGACCGAAATGGAGAGAATCGCCGTATTGACCCATTGGGTAGCCGATAATATCCGTTATGCAGGCATCACCATGGGCGAAGGCGAGGGCTTTACGCTCCATAATACGAAGATGAACTACACCGACCGCTGCGGAGTATGCAAGGACATTGCCGGCACGCTGATCTCTTTCCTGCGTATGGCGGGATTTGAGGCCTATCCGGCCATGACGATGGCGGGAAGCCGCATCGAAAGCATCCCTGCCGATCACTTTAACCACTGTGTGGCAGTGGTGAAGCTGGCGAATGGGACGTATATGCCCCTCGATCCTACCTGGGTTCCTTTCTGCCGCGAGTTGTGGAGCAGTGCCGAGCAGCAGCAGAACTATCTGCCCGGCATTCCGGGAGGTTCCGACTTGTGCCTGACTCCGGTTTCGGCTCCCGAGAATCATTATGTCCGCATCACTGCCGATAACAAAATCGATGCAAAGGGCACGCTGAAAGGTTCGTTTACCATCACCGCCGAAGGTCAGTCGGACAGCAGCATCCGCCGCATCTTTACGCAGGGCTGGCAGACCGAATGGCAAAGCACGATGGAAAGCCAGTTGCTCAACGTATCTCCCAAAGCCCGTATGCTCGGAGTGGACTACGGAAAGGCGCCGAAGGATTATCAGACAGGCCCCATTCGCATCACGTTCCGTTACGAGATACCGGACTATGCGCTGGTCGGTGACCGGGAATTATTGTTGAAACCGATGGTGATGAACAACCTCTATGCGAGCGTTCTCTCGTTCCTGCGCATCGATACCGGCTTGGAAACCCGCCAATACGGCTTCCGTGATGCTTGCTCTCGTCTGGTCGAATTGGACGAAACGATTGCCCTGCCGCGGGGATATCGCCTGGCGGGAGAGCCGCGCAGCGAACAAAAGGCCGCTCCGGCAGCCGACTTCGAAGGCTCGTTGCAGCAGGTTGGCAACAAACTGGTGCTGAAACAGAAACTCGCCTTGAAGAAGCGCATCTATCGGGCAGCCGACTGGGAAGGATTCCGTGCTGCGGTGAATGCCTACAAAAGCTTTGCGGATTATTTGATTGTTAAACTCTAA